The following DNA comes from Gammaproteobacteria bacterium.
CGAGCGCTGTGAACGCACAGGCCGTGCCGGCGACGACAAACGACAATGCCACGGCGGGTCCCGCCTGCGTGGCCGCAGCGATGCCGCTCAACACAAATACGCCGGCCCCGATGATGGCGCCGATGCCGAGCAGAGTCAGGTCCCAGGCGCTCAGCGTGCGGTTGAGGCCTGTGTC
Coding sequences within:
- a CDS encoding amino acid permease, which encodes MATGLLRKKPIDAEPERDTGLNRTLSAWDLTLLGIGAIIGAGVFVLSGIAAATQAGPAVALSFVVAGTACAFTAL